In one window of Leifsonia sp. NPDC080035 DNA:
- a CDS encoding Gfo/Idh/MocA family oxidoreductase, whose translation MVGGGFMAEVHSRAIRAARAEPAGIVSSSPERGAEAAERLGIGRAYGSLEELLADDGIDVVHVTTPNALHAEQTRAVLASGKHVVCEKPLATTVADAEGMVAAAAATGRTATVPFVYRYHPLVREARSRFATGAAGSVLSINASYLQDWLLASADDNWRVDAAQGGRSRAFADIGSHLVDLVEFVSGDRVSRVAATTRTVFTERASHSGITTEDAVAVVIETRSGAIGTLLVSQVAPGRKNRLWLEIAGTAESVAFDQEQPETLWIGRRAGTTIVPRDADQLSEDAARLCVVPSGHPQGYQEAFTAFVADTYAAVAGETPEGLPRFADGLRAVRVTDAVLDSAESGTWIEMGTHDD comes from the coding sequence ATCGTCGGAGGCGGGTTCATGGCCGAGGTGCACTCGCGTGCGATCCGGGCCGCCAGGGCGGAGCCGGCGGGCATCGTCTCGTCATCGCCCGAGCGCGGAGCCGAGGCAGCCGAGCGGCTGGGCATCGGGCGCGCCTATGGCTCGCTGGAGGAGCTGCTCGCGGACGACGGCATCGACGTCGTCCACGTCACCACTCCGAACGCGCTGCACGCCGAGCAGACGCGGGCCGTGCTCGCCTCCGGCAAGCACGTGGTCTGCGAGAAGCCCCTGGCCACCACCGTCGCGGACGCCGAGGGAATGGTCGCGGCCGCGGCCGCGACCGGCCGCACGGCCACCGTCCCGTTTGTGTACCGCTACCACCCGCTCGTGCGGGAGGCGCGCTCGCGGTTCGCAACCGGCGCGGCCGGCAGCGTGCTCAGCATCAACGCGTCCTACCTGCAGGACTGGCTGCTCGCCTCCGCTGACGACAACTGGCGGGTGGATGCGGCGCAGGGCGGCCGCTCCCGGGCGTTCGCCGACATCGGCTCGCACCTGGTCGACCTCGTCGAGTTCGTCAGCGGGGACCGGGTGAGCCGGGTCGCGGCGACGACCAGGACCGTGTTCACCGAGCGCGCATCCCACTCGGGCATCACCACGGAGGACGCCGTCGCCGTGGTGATCGAGACGCGCTCCGGCGCGATCGGCACGCTGCTCGTCTCACAGGTGGCGCCCGGCCGCAAGAACCGGCTGTGGCTGGAGATCGCGGGCACCGCGGAGAGCGTCGCGTTCGACCAGGAGCAGCCGGAGACCCTGTGGATCGGCCGCCGCGCGGGCACCACGATCGTGCCGCGGGACGCCGACCAGCTGAGCGAGGACGCCGCACGCCTGTGCGTCGTCCCGTCCGGCCATCCACAGGGCTACCAGGAGGCCTTCACCGCGTTCGTCGCGGACACGTATGCTGCGGTCGCGGGGGAGACCCCGGAGGGACTGCCGCGCTTCGCGGACGGACTGCGCGCCGTCCGCGTCACCGACGCCGTGCTCGACTCCGCGGAGTCGGGCACCTGGATCGAGATGGGAACGCACGATGACTGA
- a CDS encoding sugar phosphate isomerase/epimerase, with protein sequence MTDQLHQGEQAAAESGSTHPVTLFTGQWADLTLEEVARYASEWGYDGLEIACSGEHLDVWRAAEDDAYLQGRLDILDRYGLKVWAISNHLKGQAVCDDPIDFRHQAIVGSKVWGDGDPEGVRQRAAEELKLTAKVARKLGVDTVVGFTGSSIWPYVAQFPPVPASVMDAGYQDFADRWNPILDVFDGEGVRFAHEVHPSEIAYDYWTSVRTLDAIDHREAFGFNWDPSHMMWQDIDPVGFIVDFKDRIYHVDCKDTRLRPRNGRAGVLGSHLPWGDPRRGWDFVSTGHGDVPWEDAFRALTSIGYTGPISIEWEDAGMDRLHGAKEAVGYIRSLLWKQPTASFDAAFSNQD encoded by the coding sequence ATGACTGACCAGCTTCATCAGGGTGAGCAGGCCGCCGCCGAGTCCGGGAGCACGCACCCGGTCACGCTCTTCACGGGGCAGTGGGCAGACCTCACGCTCGAGGAGGTCGCCCGGTACGCGAGCGAGTGGGGCTACGACGGCCTCGAGATCGCGTGCTCGGGCGAGCACCTGGACGTGTGGCGTGCCGCGGAGGACGACGCGTACCTGCAGGGGCGCCTCGACATCCTCGACCGGTACGGCCTGAAGGTCTGGGCAATCTCCAACCACCTCAAGGGGCAGGCCGTCTGCGACGACCCGATCGACTTCCGCCACCAGGCCATCGTGGGCTCGAAGGTGTGGGGCGACGGCGACCCGGAGGGCGTGCGACAGCGCGCGGCCGAGGAGCTGAAGCTCACGGCGAAGGTGGCCCGCAAGCTCGGCGTTGACACGGTGGTCGGCTTCACGGGGTCGAGCATCTGGCCGTACGTGGCGCAGTTCCCGCCGGTGCCCGCCTCGGTGATGGATGCCGGCTACCAGGACTTCGCCGACCGCTGGAACCCGATCCTCGACGTCTTCGACGGCGAGGGCGTGCGGTTCGCGCACGAGGTGCACCCGTCCGAGATCGCCTACGACTACTGGACGAGCGTGCGGACGCTGGACGCGATCGACCACCGCGAGGCCTTCGGCTTCAACTGGGACCCGTCGCACATGATGTGGCAGGACATCGACCCGGTCGGCTTCATCGTGGACTTCAAGGACCGCATCTACCACGTGGACTGCAAGGACACCCGCCTGCGGCCGCGCAATGGCCGCGCCGGTGTGCTCGGATCCCACCTGCCATGGGGCGACCCGCGGCGCGGCTGGGACTTCGTCTCCACCGGCCACGGCGACGTGCCGTGGGAGGACGCCTTCCGCGCGCTGACGTCCATCGGCTACACCGGCCCGATCTCGATCGAGTGGGAGGACGCGGGGATGGACCGGCTGCACGGGGCGAAGGAGGCCGTCGGCTACATCCGGTCGCTGCTCTGGAAGCAGCCGACCGCGTCCTTCGACGCCGCGTTCAGCAACCAGGACTGA
- a CDS encoding pentapeptide repeat-containing protein: MEIIRGEDWYGRDLDGAEFDGVEFIDVDMTELRATGAAFTGCTFRTVRFNVAEFTDAAFSNCTFQGCNFFDATFVRCKLTGSSFTGCDFALLKVEGGNWSFVDLSGAELRGAGFTGVRLREADLTRARCAEAVFAGCDLSAAALAGADFSAADLTGSDLTGVDPEGVLLRGATIDVRQAVTLAEASGMIVVPTPA, from the coding sequence GTGGAGATCATCCGGGGTGAGGACTGGTACGGGCGCGACCTCGACGGCGCCGAGTTCGACGGCGTGGAGTTCATCGACGTCGACATGACCGAGCTGCGCGCGACCGGCGCGGCGTTCACGGGCTGCACGTTCCGCACGGTGCGCTTCAACGTGGCGGAGTTCACGGATGCGGCGTTCTCGAACTGCACGTTCCAGGGCTGCAACTTCTTCGACGCCACGTTCGTGCGCTGCAAGCTCACCGGGAGCAGCTTCACCGGCTGCGACTTCGCGCTGCTGAAGGTGGAGGGCGGCAACTGGTCGTTCGTCGACCTGTCCGGCGCTGAACTTCGCGGCGCCGGTTTCACCGGCGTGCGGCTGCGGGAGGCGGACCTGACCAGGGCGCGGTGCGCCGAGGCGGTGTTCGCGGGATGCGACCTCTCGGCGGCGGCCCTCGCCGGTGCCGACTTCAGCGCGGCCGACCTGACCGGCAGCGACCTCACCGGCGTCGACCCCGAGGGCGTGCTCCTGCGCGGTGCGACGATCGACGTGCGCCAGGCGGTCACGCTCGCCGAGGCGTCCGGCATGATCGTGGTGCCGACCCCCGCCTGA
- a CDS encoding ABC transporter ATP-binding protein: MYTLTNVTKKYTQSKREVLALNDVTLEIPDGQLVAIQGPTGGGKSTLLQMLGALDRPTSGSVELGEASLSKLGDGRLTGIRANEIGFVFQGFNLIPTLTAQENVETALAPLRIGSEERKRRAAEALASVGLADRGSHLPSELSGGQQQRVAIARALVKNPDVLLADEPTGNLDEETRDEIMDLLEGLWRDRGLTLVIVTHDTAVAKRAQRRLHIKHGQVKDVA, translated from the coding sequence GTGTACACGCTCACGAACGTCACCAAGAAGTACACCCAGTCCAAGCGCGAGGTGCTCGCCCTGAACGACGTCACCCTCGAGATCCCGGACGGCCAGCTCGTGGCCATCCAGGGTCCGACGGGCGGCGGCAAGTCCACGCTGCTGCAGATGCTCGGCGCCCTCGACCGACCGACCTCCGGATCGGTCGAGCTCGGAGAGGCGAGCCTGTCGAAGCTCGGGGACGGCAGGCTCACCGGCATCCGCGCCAACGAGATCGGGTTCGTCTTCCAGGGGTTCAACCTCATCCCGACGCTCACCGCCCAGGAGAACGTGGAGACCGCGCTCGCGCCGCTGAGGATCGGTAGCGAGGAGCGCAAGCGGCGGGCGGCCGAGGCCCTCGCCTCGGTGGGCCTCGCCGACCGCGGCAGCCACCTGCCCTCCGAGCTCTCCGGCGGTCAGCAGCAGCGCGTCGCGATCGCTCGGGCGCTCGTGAAGAACCCGGACGTGCTGCTCGCGGACGAGCCGACCGGCAACCTGGACGAGGAGACCCGCGACGAGATCATGGACCTGCTCGAGGGTCTCTGGCGTGACCGTGGGCTCACCCTCGTCATCGTCACGCACGACACCGCCGTGGCGAAGCGCGCCCAGCGCCGCCTGCACATCAAGCACGGCCAGGTGAAGGACGTGGCCTAG
- a CDS encoding ABC transporter permease: MFGTYLRRELLNRRKQTVIIAIGMALAIALVIIVNAVSAGVKEAQASVLQSVYGVGTDITITQPATAQNATAQQGEGGGPRFDFGANAGKDTGTGRSVNTSRLEPTRGATVMDASTLTTAEKVQNVSAAAAVLSLTNTSFSGTLPNFQQMREQREAGGTAAQPTAPPTGGADGAGGSSFTVDSFSVMGLDPAGKSVGPLSSVTLSSGRTFTSADAGKDIVVLDAAYAKTAGKAVGDTITIGGTNFTVVGVVTATGADSTTASNAYIPLDVAQKLSGQTGKVSAVYVTAASASDIDQIKTDLTKSISGATVSTQADLASSVSGSLGSAGQLIANLGTWLSVIVLAAAFLIAILFTISGVARRTREFGTLKAIGWSNRRIVGQVAGESVVQGLIGGVIGVAVGLVGVLIVNVISPTLTGSIGSGFAEAAGQRTGAGAGGAGTGTSGGGEGGFGAAGGFGGGGGAFAGARRAASTSADIALHAPVTVWIIVGAVALAVIGGLLAGAIGGWRASRLRPAAALRSVA, from the coding sequence ATGTTCGGGACATATCTGCGGCGCGAGTTGCTCAATCGCCGCAAGCAGACGGTCATCATCGCGATCGGCATGGCCCTCGCGATCGCGCTCGTCATCATCGTCAACGCGGTCTCCGCCGGTGTCAAGGAGGCGCAGGCGAGTGTCCTGCAGTCCGTCTACGGAGTCGGGACCGACATCACCATCACCCAGCCGGCGACGGCCCAGAACGCCACCGCCCAGCAGGGCGAGGGCGGCGGTCCGCGGTTCGACTTCGGCGCGAACGCCGGGAAGGACACCGGCACCGGCCGGAGCGTCAACACCTCTCGGCTGGAGCCCACTCGCGGCGCGACCGTCATGGATGCGAGCACCCTGACCACCGCCGAGAAGGTGCAGAACGTCTCCGCCGCCGCGGCCGTCCTCTCCCTCACCAACACCAGTTTCAGCGGCACGCTGCCGAACTTCCAGCAGATGCGCGAGCAGCGGGAGGCCGGCGGCACGGCCGCGCAGCCCACCGCCCCGCCCACCGGCGGAGCGGACGGCGCGGGCGGCAGCTCGTTCACCGTCGACTCGTTCTCCGTGATGGGGCTCGACCCCGCGGGCAAGTCGGTCGGACCGCTCTCCTCCGTCACCCTCTCCAGCGGGCGGACCTTCACCTCCGCCGACGCGGGCAAGGACATCGTCGTGCTCGACGCGGCCTACGCCAAGACCGCCGGCAAAGCGGTCGGCGACACAATCACGATCGGCGGCACGAACTTCACCGTCGTCGGCGTCGTCACCGCCACCGGAGCGGACTCGACCACCGCGTCGAACGCCTACATCCCGCTGGATGTGGCGCAGAAGCTCTCCGGCCAGACCGGCAAGGTCTCCGCCGTCTACGTCACCGCCGCATCCGCCAGCGACATCGACCAGATCAAGACGGACCTCACGAAGTCGATCTCCGGCGCGACGGTCAGCACCCAGGCCGACCTCGCCTCCAGCGTCTCGGGCTCGCTCGGCAGCGCGGGACAGCTCATCGCCAACCTCGGCACCTGGCTGTCGGTCATCGTGCTCGCCGCGGCGTTCCTGATCGCGATCCTGTTCACCATCTCGGGCGTCGCCCGGCGCACCCGCGAGTTCGGCACGCTCAAGGCGATCGGCTGGTCCAACCGCCGCATCGTCGGTCAGGTCGCCGGCGAGTCGGTCGTGCAGGGGCTCATCGGCGGCGTCATCGGCGTCGCGGTCGGTCTCGTCGGCGTCCTGATCGTGAACGTGATCTCCCCCACCCTGACCGGCAGCATCGGCTCCGGCTTCGCCGAGGCTGCCGGTCAGCGGACCGGAGCGGGCGCGGGCGGTGCCGGCACCGGAACGTCCGGAGGCGGCGAGGGCGGTTTCGGGGCCGCGGGCGGCTTCGGTGGTGGCGGCGGCGCCTTCGCCGGCGCCCGGCGGGCCGCATCCACATCCGCGGACATCGCCCTGCACGCCCCGGTGACCGTCTGGATCATCGTCGGCGCCGTGGCCCTCGCCGTGATCGGCGGCCTGCTCGCCGGTGCCATCGGCGGCTGGCGCGCCTCCCGCCTCCGCCCCGCCGCCGCCCTGCGCTCGGTCGCCTGA
- a CDS encoding DUF6226 family protein produces MYQRPVVRERTFVDGGGRPIPYGHRWEGSPPDEAYSRTSNTERYRPLHDVARALVDWLAATYTVTVEELPPDGGTAGTTAERIVRVTPMDPTAAPLTFEFTDFPGVIVGAGALAAHVAPHCGCDACDEDVLAAVEELEQFVFAVVGGRLLSAAQLAEARARIPEGGRWSAWT; encoded by the coding sequence GTGTATCAGCGCCCAGTGGTCCGGGAGCGGACGTTCGTGGACGGCGGCGGCAGGCCCATCCCGTACGGGCATCGGTGGGAGGGCTCTCCGCCCGATGAGGCGTATTCGCGCACGAGCAACACGGAGCGGTACCGGCCGCTGCACGACGTGGCCCGCGCCCTCGTGGACTGGCTCGCCGCCACGTACACCGTCACGGTCGAGGAGCTCCCGCCGGACGGGGGGACAGCGGGCACGACCGCCGAGCGCATCGTGCGGGTGACACCGATGGATCCGACGGCCGCGCCGCTCACGTTCGAGTTCACCGACTTCCCGGGCGTGATCGTGGGCGCTGGCGCGCTCGCGGCGCACGTCGCCCCGCACTGCGGCTGCGACGCGTGCGACGAGGACGTCCTCGCCGCGGTCGAAGAGCTGGAGCAGTTCGTGTTCGCCGTGGTCGGCGGGCGGCTCCTCAGCGCGGCACAGCTCGCCGAGGCACGCGCACGCATCCCGGAGGGTGGACGCTGGTCGGCATGGACCTGA
- a CDS encoding response regulator transcription factor, whose translation MNARAASTPSSQPRSLLRRADGSSIRVLVVDDEATLTDLLAMALHYEDWEVKTASTGQQALQLSREFKPDVVVLDIMLPDIDGLQVLSRMRADGNEAPVLFLTAKDSLDDRIAGLTAGGDDYVTKPFSLEELVARLRGLLRRSRAAVADQDDPVLIVGDLVLDEDSYEVHRDGEPIQLTATEFELLRFLMRNPRRVLSKAQILDRVWSYDFGGSSSVVELYISYLRKKIDAGRAPMIHTVRGAGYMVKAAQ comes from the coding sequence ATGAACGCTCGAGCCGCCTCCACCCCGTCCAGCCAGCCGCGCTCACTTCTGCGCCGAGCGGACGGCAGCAGCATCCGCGTGCTCGTCGTCGACGACGAGGCGACGCTCACCGACCTCCTGGCGATGGCCCTCCACTACGAGGACTGGGAAGTGAAGACCGCGTCGACGGGGCAGCAGGCTCTGCAGCTCTCGCGCGAGTTCAAGCCGGACGTGGTCGTGCTCGACATCATGCTGCCGGACATCGACGGCCTCCAGGTGCTCTCCCGGATGCGCGCCGACGGCAACGAGGCGCCCGTGCTGTTCCTCACCGCGAAGGACTCGCTCGACGACCGCATCGCCGGCCTCACCGCGGGCGGCGACGACTACGTCACGAAGCCGTTCAGCCTGGAGGAACTGGTCGCGCGCCTGCGCGGGCTGCTGCGCCGGTCCCGCGCCGCGGTCGCCGACCAGGACGACCCGGTGCTCATCGTGGGCGACCTGGTCCTCGACGAGGACAGCTACGAGGTGCACCGCGACGGCGAGCCCATCCAGCTGACCGCGACCGAGTTCGAGCTGCTGCGCTTCCTGATGCGCAACCCGCGCCGCGTGCTCAGCAAGGCGCAGATCCTCGACCGGGTGTGGAGCTACGACTTCGGCGGCTCCTCCAGTGTCGTCGAGCTCTACATCTCCTACCTGCGCAAGAAGATCGACGCCGGGCGCGCCCCCATGATCCACACGGTCCGCGGCGCCGGCTACATGGTGAAGGCGGCGCAATGA